The Brevinematales bacterium genome contains a region encoding:
- a CDS encoding response regulator, which translates to MKKNESPNCTIVKNKEILDHITEMVMRMITAIFDCEKMALRLRNAEDDFPFYYYQGYTDEFIKTENSLKSKHLGMDNQYECLCGYIIEHDKSDKSIPLTEYGSYFTNSFYVDSEKLKPHLFNPRRICMCVEDHSSAWIPVKKNTQSAGRFCDGLILLSDKKDLGFNEKIINRIETIAGNYAEIYHRIDSLILKETALRLSIMIVDDNDAINQLLKKILSNFGHKITIMQNGQDAWEEIQQQRYDLVITDLHMPVMDGFSLIKNIRDEYKIYGPRIIILTGSQIEIMQSESKKWDISAVVRKPLTDIFILQRIICDIFQHG; encoded by the coding sequence ATGAAAAAAAATGAAAGCCCAAACTGCACGATTGTAAAAAATAAGGAGATATTAGACCATATAACCGAAATGGTAATGAGGATGATTACCGCGATATTTGACTGTGAGAAAATGGCGCTGCGTCTCAGGAACGCGGAGGACGATTTCCCGTTCTATTATTATCAGGGGTACACGGATGAATTCATTAAGACCGAAAATTCTCTAAAGTCGAAACATCTGGGAATGGATAATCAGTACGAATGCTTATGCGGATATATTATCGAACATGATAAATCTGATAAATCGATACCGCTCACCGAATACGGTTCATACTTTACCAATTCATTTTACGTCGATTCTGAAAAACTGAAACCGCATTTATTTAATCCGAGAAGAATCTGTATGTGTGTAGAAGATCATTCCTCCGCGTGGATTCCGGTGAAGAAAAATACTCAATCCGCCGGACGTTTTTGCGACGGATTGATACTGCTTTCTGATAAGAAAGACTTAGGGTTTAACGAGAAAATAATCAACCGTATCGAAACTATCGCGGGAAACTACGCGGAAATCTACCATCGTATCGATTCCCTGATATTAAAGGAAACCGCGTTACGGCTGAGTATTATGATTGTCGATGATAACGATGCGATCAATCAGCTTCTGAAAAAGATACTATCCAACTTCGGGCATAAAATTACGATCATGCAGAACGGACAGGACGCATGGGAGGAGATTCAGCAGCAGCGTTACGACCTCGTTATCACCGACCTGCATATGCCGGTGATGGACGGGTTTTCGCTGATAAAGAATATCCGTGACGAGTATAAAATATACGGCCCGAGAATCATCATCCTGACGGGGTCGCAGATCGAGATCATGCAGAGCGAGAGTAAGAAGTGGGATATTTCCGCGGTCGTACGGAAGCCGTTGACGGATATTTTCATCCTGCAGAGAATTATCTGCGATATATTCCAGCATGGATAA
- the xerC gene encoding tyrosine recombinase XerC produces the protein MKETIDNYLKYLTYERGSSAHTLKAYSEDFDVFLRFCGEAGIQSFMEIDYRVLMNYLTDLSERRLKASSLERKIASLKSLYKYLLREGIVKKNPADLLSSPKKEKRLPAVLEKNEVRDLLESIPGDNPLSLRDKTMLTLLYASGLRVSELTGLDIHDIDYRQGVVRVTGKGAKERIVPTGETARKLLAGYLAVRQEFCPAEGDRALFLTRRGKRLSDRMIRYILEGYIAKLAVNKNVHPHTLRHTFATHLLENGANIRVIQEMLGHSSLSTTQIYTHLSPEKLKESYDKFHPHA, from the coding sequence ATGAAAGAAACGATCGATAACTATCTGAAATATCTGACGTATGAACGGGGCAGTTCCGCGCATACCCTGAAAGCATATAGCGAGGATTTCGACGTATTCCTCCGGTTCTGCGGCGAGGCCGGAATTCAATCGTTCATGGAAATCGACTACCGCGTATTGATGAACTATCTTACCGATCTCAGCGAGCGCCGCCTGAAGGCGTCGAGTCTCGAACGGAAAATCGCGTCGCTTAAATCGCTCTATAAATACCTTCTCCGCGAGGGGATTGTTAAAAAGAATCCCGCCGACCTGTTGTCGTCCCCCAAGAAGGAAAAACGCCTGCCCGCCGTCCTCGAGAAGAACGAGGTGCGCGACCTGCTGGAATCCATCCCCGGAGATAATCCGTTGTCCCTGCGCGATAAGACGATGCTGACCCTGCTCTACGCGAGCGGTCTCCGCGTATCCGAGCTCACCGGCCTCGACATCCACGATATCGATTACCGTCAGGGAGTCGTGCGGGTGACCGGGAAGGGCGCGAAGGAACGGATAGTCCCGACAGGCGAGACCGCGCGGAAACTGCTTGCGGGGTATCTTGCCGTCAGGCAGGAGTTTTGCCCGGCCGAGGGCGATCGCGCGTTATTCCTGACACGGCGCGGGAAACGGTTATCGGACCGGATGATCCGGTATATCCTCGAGGGGTATATCGCGAAACTCGCGGTCAATAAGAACGTGCATCCGCACACCCTGCGTCATACGTTCGCGACACACCTCTTGGAAAACGGCGCGAATATCCGCGTCATCCAGGAGATGCTCGGCCATTCGAGCCTGTCCACCACCCAAATCTATACCCACCTTTCCCCGGAAAAACTCAAGGAAAGTTACGATAAGTTCCACCCTCATGCATAA
- the dut gene encoding dUTP diphosphatase, protein MQVLYKKLRDDAMVPAYQTDQSAGADVFACLNDPVTLHPGEIQLIPTGFAMALPQGYEAQIRPRSGLGSKGISVPNAPGTIDADYRGEVRVILINLGREPFVIRHHDRIAQMVIAPVIRAVFAETGELPETVRGEGGFGSTGVGKHN, encoded by the coding sequence ATGCAGGTTTTATATAAGAAGCTCCGGGACGATGCGATGGTTCCGGCATACCAAACCGACCAGAGCGCGGGCGCGGACGTGTTCGCGTGCCTTAACGATCCGGTGACGCTGCACCCCGGCGAGATTCAGCTGATCCCGACCGGGTTCGCGATGGCGCTCCCGCAGGGATACGAGGCGCAGATACGCCCCCGAAGCGGGCTGGGTTCCAAGGGTATCTCGGTGCCGAACGCGCCGGGGACTATCGACGCCGATTACCGCGGGGAAGTGCGGGTTATCCTCATCAACCTCGGCAGGGAGCCCTTCGTGATCCGTCACCATGACCGTATCGCGCAGATGGTGATCGCGCCCGTGATACGCGCGGTATTCGCCGAGACGGGCGAACTCCCCGAGACCGTGCGCGGCGAGGGCGGATTCGGCAGTACCGGAGTGGGGAAGCATAACTAG
- a CDS encoding LPXTG cell wall anchor domain-containing protein, giving the protein MKNSGVNRLLAIANGVFFAGTLFVNYLSAALPLNGKTPGQLSDEIPNLFVPAGITFSIWGIIYLLQLIFIVYQFIVVFRAAEPPKFFERIGVFYILSCTLNSAWIFAWHFELVWLSLIVMALLLVTLILLYLRLEPALKEMPASQRWMAGLPFSVYLGWITVATVANATAFLVKYGWDGWGIPAMVWTIVMLAVSAAVTFAMLLTRRDTGYAAVIVWALAGIMLKRSADSPETGTPIMIAAGAGIAIIIAGAVIALVRKRKTAS; this is encoded by the coding sequence ATGAAAAATTCTGGCGTAAACCGTCTTTTGGCTATTGCAAACGGGGTGTTTTTCGCGGGAACGTTGTTTGTGAATTATCTTTCCGCCGCCCTGCCGTTAAACGGCAAGACCCCGGGGCAGCTGTCGGACGAAATCCCCAATCTTTTCGTCCCGGCGGGCATCACGTTCTCGATCTGGGGAATCATCTATCTGCTTCAACTCATCTTTATCGTCTATCAGTTCATCGTCGTTTTCCGCGCGGCCGAGCCGCCGAAGTTCTTCGAACGAATCGGGGTGTTTTATATCCTGAGCTGTACCCTGAATTCGGCATGGATTTTCGCATGGCATTTCGAATTAGTGTGGCTTTCCCTGATCGTTATGGCGCTTCTGCTGGTTACGCTGATCCTGCTCTACCTTCGCCTCGAACCGGCGCTGAAGGAAATGCCCGCATCTCAACGATGGATGGCGGGACTCCCGTTCAGCGTGTACCTCGGGTGGATCACTGTCGCGACTGTCGCTAACGCCACCGCGTTCCTCGTGAAGTACGGCTGGGACGGGTGGGGTATTCCCGCGATGGTATGGACGATAGTCATGCTCGCGGTAAGCGCGGCGGTGACTTTCGCGATGCTCCTGACGCGCAGGGATACCGGTTACGCGGCGGTAATCGTATGGGCGCTCGCGGGTATTATGCTGAAACGTTCGGCGGACAGCCCGGAGACCGGGACGCCGATTATGATCGCGGCGGGCGCCGGAATAGCTATCATCATTGCCGGGGCGGTTATTGCGCTGGTACGGAAACGAAAAACCGCGTCATAG